The Chaetodon auriga isolate fChaAug3 chromosome 22, fChaAug3.hap1, whole genome shotgun sequence genome contains a region encoding:
- the c22h12orf56 gene encoding uncharacterized protein C12orf56 homolog isoform X2, with translation MARTGSGSLLSRRDIKLDSFLKRNTERTVYERIRACEPCVVISETINKVYMHVVLSDDRVYLTEYPPRTLTAAFSFRRVRDIELVNDLPDFLRGKDRELCQHIRITYVTEKPARRGRDWLRRDRGAGLPPAVQPTRRSSHRPVMAHTSQGYPAQRNHSGGGAEELHLSEPPRSASCPNTETLGLLRIPHPPTRPPSTPPSLYSTTSSPTSPLSPSNQRLNTPEPGQVPKTIGSVLSRLLRRDCVDSREEREAELHLYAVSHTSRIYLHLQSSWNSFIIRSTLWLDPLHRGRCRASSDSPPGKRLPAISWERTAHLFAQLSSELLQEGISVESLYLLLQELRTAAHRNVALRRLFWRTLEESLHGCQSLSGVHTADQLLLSTIIVQTLAVMFRETEVEPARLDLLSAKKGALASRMLLALICDPEPQTQNQGSQIDREALLAEYLDAACSLLFELLLLGHNASRCSPADNFLSVGWILRVLQPHPHLTSFVGYQAQQVVLVLSDLQEPFLSPLQSVLLFQRCRLLLACLQYSTQLAQHLRAHFREEFRYFVKLSCAEEKLPPHYPISQPTVRLVEQILTLHR, from the exons ATGGCTCGGACCGGCTCCGGTTCCCTTCTCAGCCGCCGAGACATCAAGTTGGACTCCTTCCTGAAGCGGAACACGGAGCGGACGGTGTATGAGCGGATCCGCGCGTGCGAGCCTTGTGTGGTGATATCGGAGACCATCAATAAGGTGTACATGCACGTGGTGCTGAGCGACGACCGCGTGTACCTGACCGAGTACCCGCCGCGCACGCTCACCGCAGCCTTCAGCTTCAGGCGCGTGCGGGACATCGAGCTG gTCAACGATCTCCCAGATTTCCTCCGGGGGAAGGACAGGGAGCTCTGCCAGCACATTCGGATCACCTATGTCACCGAAAAGCCTGCCAGGAGGGGGCGTGATTGGCTGAGGAGAGACCGCGGGGCGGGACTTCCTCCTGCAGTCCAGCCCACTCGCAGAAGCAGCCACCGCCCAGTCATGGCACACACCTCACAGG GATATCCTGCACAGAG GAACcacagtggggggggggcagaggagcTCCACCTGTCAGAGCCCCCACGTTCTGCCTCCTGTCCAAACACAGAGACTCTGGGCCTCCTGAGGATCCCACACCCTCCCACCCGGCCTCCCTCCACACCGCCCTCCCTCTACTCCACCACCAGCTCCcccacctctcctctgtcaccCTCGAATCAAAGACTGAACACCCCTGAGCCCGGCCAG gTGCCGAAGACGATCGGTTCAGTTCTGTCTCGCCTGTTGAGAAGagactgtgtggacagcagagaggagagggaggctgagcTGCATCTTTACGCCGTTTCACACACCTCCAGAATTtacctccacctgcagagctCATGGAACAGTTTCATTATT aGGTCCACTCTGTGGTTAGACCCGCTCCACAGAGGCCGGTGCAGAGCTTCTTCTGACTCCCCTCCTGGAAAGAGACTTCCTGCCATCAG ctGGGAGCGGACGGCTCACCTGTTCGCTCAGCTGAGCTCGGAGCTCCTGCAGGAGGGCATCAGTGTGGAGAGTctgtacctgctgctgcaggagctgaggaCTGCCGCTCACCGTAATGTGGCGCTGCGCAGACTCTTCTGGAGG ACTCTGGAGGAATCTCTCCACGGCTGTCAGAGCCTCAGCGGCGTCCACACAGCAGATCAGCTACT ACTGAGCACCATCATCGTCCAGACGCTCGCCGTCATGTTCAGGGAGACCGAGGTGGAACCAGCCAGACTGGACCTGCTGTCTGCCAAAAA AGGTGCCCTGGCCTCCAGAATGCTGCTCGCCTTGATATGTGACCCAGAGCCTCAGACACAAAACCAAGGATCCCAGATTGACCGCGAG GCCTTACTGGCTGAGTATCTGGACGctgcctgctctctgctcttcgAGCTGCTGCTTTTAGGCCACAAT gccAGCAGGTGTTCCCCTGCTGacaacttcctgtctgttggCTGGATCCTCCGAGTCCTGCAGCCTCATCCTCACCTG ACGTCCTTCGTTGGTTACCAGGCCCAGCAGGTGGTGCTGGTTTTGTCAGACCTGCAGGAGCCCTTCCTGAGTCCCCTTCAGTCTGTTCTGCTGTTCCAGCGCTGTCGCCTCctgctggcctgcctgcagtaCAGCACCCAGCTGGCACAGCACCTCCGAGCCCACTTCAGGGAGGAGTTCag GTACTTTGTGAAGCTGTCGTGTGCTGAGGAGAAGCTGCCGCCTCACTACCCGATCAGCCAGCCCACCGTACGACTGGTGGAGCAGATCCTGACCCTGCACAGATGA
- the c22h12orf56 gene encoding uncharacterized protein C12orf56 homolog isoform X3 → MARTGSGSLLSRRDIKLDSFLKRNTERTVYERIRACEPCVVISETINKVYMHVVLSDDRVYLTEYPPRTLTAAFSFRRVRDIELVNDLPDFLRGKDRELCQHIRITYVTEKPARRGRDWLRRDRGAGLPPAVQPTRRSSHRPVMAHTSQGYPAQRNHSGGGAEELHLSEPPRSASCPNTETLGLLRIPHPPTRPPSTPPSLYSTTSSPTSPLSPSNQRLNTPEPGQVPKTIGSVLSRLLRRDCVDSREEREAELHLYAVSHTSRIYLHLQSSWNSFIIRSTLWLDPLHRGRCRASSDSPPGKRLPAISWERTAHLFAQLSSELLQEGISVESLYLLLQELRTAAHRNVALRRLFWRSSEVCVFLVQTLEESLHGCQSLSGVHTADQLLLSTIIVQTLAVMFRETEVEPARLDLLSAKKGALASRMLLALICDPEPQTQNQGSQIDREASRCSPADNFLSVGWILRVLQPHPHLTSFVGYQAQQVVLVLSDLQEPFLSPLQSVLLFQRCRLLLACLQYSTQLAQHLRAHFREEFRYFVKLSCAEEKLPPHYPISQPTVRLVEQILTLHR, encoded by the exons ATGGCTCGGACCGGCTCCGGTTCCCTTCTCAGCCGCCGAGACATCAAGTTGGACTCCTTCCTGAAGCGGAACACGGAGCGGACGGTGTATGAGCGGATCCGCGCGTGCGAGCCTTGTGTGGTGATATCGGAGACCATCAATAAGGTGTACATGCACGTGGTGCTGAGCGACGACCGCGTGTACCTGACCGAGTACCCGCCGCGCACGCTCACCGCAGCCTTCAGCTTCAGGCGCGTGCGGGACATCGAGCTG gTCAACGATCTCCCAGATTTCCTCCGGGGGAAGGACAGGGAGCTCTGCCAGCACATTCGGATCACCTATGTCACCGAAAAGCCTGCCAGGAGGGGGCGTGATTGGCTGAGGAGAGACCGCGGGGCGGGACTTCCTCCTGCAGTCCAGCCCACTCGCAGAAGCAGCCACCGCCCAGTCATGGCACACACCTCACAGG GATATCCTGCACAGAG GAACcacagtggggggggggcagaggagcTCCACCTGTCAGAGCCCCCACGTTCTGCCTCCTGTCCAAACACAGAGACTCTGGGCCTCCTGAGGATCCCACACCCTCCCACCCGGCCTCCCTCCACACCGCCCTCCCTCTACTCCACCACCAGCTCCcccacctctcctctgtcaccCTCGAATCAAAGACTGAACACCCCTGAGCCCGGCCAG gTGCCGAAGACGATCGGTTCAGTTCTGTCTCGCCTGTTGAGAAGagactgtgtggacagcagagaggagagggaggctgagcTGCATCTTTACGCCGTTTCACACACCTCCAGAATTtacctccacctgcagagctCATGGAACAGTTTCATTATT aGGTCCACTCTGTGGTTAGACCCGCTCCACAGAGGCCGGTGCAGAGCTTCTTCTGACTCCCCTCCTGGAAAGAGACTTCCTGCCATCAG ctGGGAGCGGACGGCTCACCTGTTCGCTCAGCTGAGCTCGGAGCTCCTGCAGGAGGGCATCAGTGTGGAGAGTctgtacctgctgctgcaggagctgaggaCTGCCGCTCACCGTAATGTGGCGCTGCGCAGACTCTTCTGGAGG TCCAGCGAGGTTTGTGTCTTCCTGGTTCAGACTCTGGAGGAATCTCTCCACGGCTGTCAGAGCCTCAGCGGCGTCCACACAGCAGATCAGCTACT ACTGAGCACCATCATCGTCCAGACGCTCGCCGTCATGTTCAGGGAGACCGAGGTGGAACCAGCCAGACTGGACCTGCTGTCTGCCAAAAA AGGTGCCCTGGCCTCCAGAATGCTGCTCGCCTTGATATGTGACCCAGAGCCTCAGACACAAAACCAAGGATCCCAGATTGACCGCGAG gccAGCAGGTGTTCCCCTGCTGacaacttcctgtctgttggCTGGATCCTCCGAGTCCTGCAGCCTCATCCTCACCTG ACGTCCTTCGTTGGTTACCAGGCCCAGCAGGTGGTGCTGGTTTTGTCAGACCTGCAGGAGCCCTTCCTGAGTCCCCTTCAGTCTGTTCTGCTGTTCCAGCGCTGTCGCCTCctgctggcctgcctgcagtaCAGCACCCAGCTGGCACAGCACCTCCGAGCCCACTTCAGGGAGGAGTTCag GTACTTTGTGAAGCTGTCGTGTGCTGAGGAGAAGCTGCCGCCTCACTACCCGATCAGCCAGCCCACCGTACGACTGGTGGAGCAGATCCTGACCCTGCACAGATGA
- the c22h12orf56 gene encoding uncharacterized protein C12orf56 homolog isoform X1, translating to MARTGSGSLLSRRDIKLDSFLKRNTERTVYERIRACEPCVVISETINKVYMHVVLSDDRVYLTEYPPRTLTAAFSFRRVRDIELVNDLPDFLRGKDRELCQHIRITYVTEKPARRGRDWLRRDRGAGLPPAVQPTRRSSHRPVMAHTSQGYPAQRNHSGGGAEELHLSEPPRSASCPNTETLGLLRIPHPPTRPPSTPPSLYSTTSSPTSPLSPSNQRLNTPEPGQVPKTIGSVLSRLLRRDCVDSREEREAELHLYAVSHTSRIYLHLQSSWNSFIIRSTLWLDPLHRGRCRASSDSPPGKRLPAISWERTAHLFAQLSSELLQEGISVESLYLLLQELRTAAHRNVALRRLFWRSSEVCVFLVQTLEESLHGCQSLSGVHTADQLLLSTIIVQTLAVMFRETEVEPARLDLLSAKKGALASRMLLALICDPEPQTQNQGSQIDREALLAEYLDAACSLLFELLLLGHNASRCSPADNFLSVGWILRVLQPHPHLTSFVGYQAQQVVLVLSDLQEPFLSPLQSVLLFQRCRLLLACLQYSTQLAQHLRAHFREEFRYFVKLSCAEEKLPPHYPISQPTVRLVEQILTLHR from the exons ATGGCTCGGACCGGCTCCGGTTCCCTTCTCAGCCGCCGAGACATCAAGTTGGACTCCTTCCTGAAGCGGAACACGGAGCGGACGGTGTATGAGCGGATCCGCGCGTGCGAGCCTTGTGTGGTGATATCGGAGACCATCAATAAGGTGTACATGCACGTGGTGCTGAGCGACGACCGCGTGTACCTGACCGAGTACCCGCCGCGCACGCTCACCGCAGCCTTCAGCTTCAGGCGCGTGCGGGACATCGAGCTG gTCAACGATCTCCCAGATTTCCTCCGGGGGAAGGACAGGGAGCTCTGCCAGCACATTCGGATCACCTATGTCACCGAAAAGCCTGCCAGGAGGGGGCGTGATTGGCTGAGGAGAGACCGCGGGGCGGGACTTCCTCCTGCAGTCCAGCCCACTCGCAGAAGCAGCCACCGCCCAGTCATGGCACACACCTCACAGG GATATCCTGCACAGAG GAACcacagtggggggggggcagaggagcTCCACCTGTCAGAGCCCCCACGTTCTGCCTCCTGTCCAAACACAGAGACTCTGGGCCTCCTGAGGATCCCACACCCTCCCACCCGGCCTCCCTCCACACCGCCCTCCCTCTACTCCACCACCAGCTCCcccacctctcctctgtcaccCTCGAATCAAAGACTGAACACCCCTGAGCCCGGCCAG gTGCCGAAGACGATCGGTTCAGTTCTGTCTCGCCTGTTGAGAAGagactgtgtggacagcagagaggagagggaggctgagcTGCATCTTTACGCCGTTTCACACACCTCCAGAATTtacctccacctgcagagctCATGGAACAGTTTCATTATT aGGTCCACTCTGTGGTTAGACCCGCTCCACAGAGGCCGGTGCAGAGCTTCTTCTGACTCCCCTCCTGGAAAGAGACTTCCTGCCATCAG ctGGGAGCGGACGGCTCACCTGTTCGCTCAGCTGAGCTCGGAGCTCCTGCAGGAGGGCATCAGTGTGGAGAGTctgtacctgctgctgcaggagctgaggaCTGCCGCTCACCGTAATGTGGCGCTGCGCAGACTCTTCTGGAGG TCCAGCGAGGTTTGTGTCTTCCTGGTTCAGACTCTGGAGGAATCTCTCCACGGCTGTCAGAGCCTCAGCGGCGTCCACACAGCAGATCAGCTACT ACTGAGCACCATCATCGTCCAGACGCTCGCCGTCATGTTCAGGGAGACCGAGGTGGAACCAGCCAGACTGGACCTGCTGTCTGCCAAAAA AGGTGCCCTGGCCTCCAGAATGCTGCTCGCCTTGATATGTGACCCAGAGCCTCAGACACAAAACCAAGGATCCCAGATTGACCGCGAG GCCTTACTGGCTGAGTATCTGGACGctgcctgctctctgctcttcgAGCTGCTGCTTTTAGGCCACAAT gccAGCAGGTGTTCCCCTGCTGacaacttcctgtctgttggCTGGATCCTCCGAGTCCTGCAGCCTCATCCTCACCTG ACGTCCTTCGTTGGTTACCAGGCCCAGCAGGTGGTGCTGGTTTTGTCAGACCTGCAGGAGCCCTTCCTGAGTCCCCTTCAGTCTGTTCTGCTGTTCCAGCGCTGTCGCCTCctgctggcctgcctgcagtaCAGCACCCAGCTGGCACAGCACCTCCGAGCCCACTTCAGGGAGGAGTTCag GTACTTTGTGAAGCTGTCGTGTGCTGAGGAGAAGCTGCCGCCTCACTACCCGATCAGCCAGCCCACCGTACGACTGGTGGAGCAGATCCTGACCCTGCACAGATGA